TGAGATGGATGATGGGAAGAAAAGTACATTGATGGTTTTCCTAAAATTTTTGGGATCGTCTTGGTCTTCAAATGGGTATGCTCCCACCAACATTACATAAAGAGTCACTCCACAGGACCATACATCAGCTAGCTGAatagaaacaaaacaacaaagaaaaactaGAAAATGAACATCGTTGATGTATAATGCACAAAAAACTCATCAAGAAAGATTTAATCTATCCGTGGCCACTTCAAATATTTCCTTTGTCACctttgtaaaaaatattcagAGCAAATCACACAAATAAGTACAACATGGCTTTATTTTCTAAGAGCATTTTGTATTGTAAACTATCCCATTCGCACATACTGTTTTGTCCACGTTATTCAGATAGTTAAATGTCGACACATCAAGTCATTGCATACAATGCTCAATATTGCAACACATTGAGACATTTCAAGGCATCCTTACTATTATACCACAGTAGAAACAAAATTACCTTTCCATCGTATTCTCTGCGTGAAAGAACCTCAGGCGCAATGTAGGCTGGGGTTCCCACAGTTGACTTAGGCCTTGAATGAAGCAGGGATGACTGGGAAAATAAAAGGTTATCAGATGCAAAACTGCTAAAGAAAATGACTTCATAATTCATTTGAAGCAATAAGCGTTGATATCGCTCCCATAATCGAACCTTAGAGTAACCAAAATCACAAATTTTGAGCCTTGGAGCAGGGCTGCCATCCAATAAGGTgttttcaagcttcaagtcTCGATGACAGATTTGctgcaaaagaaagaaattacaaagaaaataaccGCAAATGAAGCCAAAAACTAACTACCATCTGAAACAACTCATTCCcaatataattattctattcACCATGGAATGACAGTAGCTAACTCCTGAGATGAGCTGCTGGAAGAAATATCGACCCTGGAAAAGTAGGAGATAACGAGAATGAGAATCAAACAATTGAATTTCCAAGCACTCGGTTGCCAACAATGAAGTGAGGGAAGGGGAGATAAGTAGCTTCGTGCCTGTGATGAGTAGAGAAGTGAAAAAAGAATTGGCGGACagatgaaaagagagaaagcgAACAAACCTCATCTTCACTGAATCTTCCAGCACTGCAAATCCTCTCAAAGAGCTCTCCACCAGCTGCATACTCCATAACAATACCCAGATGAGTAGGAGTCAAGACCACCTGCAAAGCTGAAATCACATATTAAATAACCTAAACATGACACACACAGTACTCTCACTAAGATCATATCATCTGTACAGAGTACAAACCTCCTTGAACCGAATAATATTGTGGTGGCGAAGACTTCTATGGTTTATGATTTCCCTGGCAACATTCTCATCAATCTAGAAACACACACGTCAATAAACTCAGTCACAGCCAACacgaacataaaaaataaaaaaactaaaagagatGAAACCGGTGATATATGTTAACTTGAATTGAATCCTTTTTTAAGGTTATAAAAATTGACAATAACatgaattttaagataataagaAGTTAAAGTGAAAGTAAAAGGAGTACAACCTTGTGACCCCTTTCAATGTATTTCATGGCAACTAGCTCCTTGGTTTCTTTGTGCCGCATGAGCCTTGCCACACCAAAATTCCCAGATCCTATATCCTTGACGAGCTCGTACTTCTCCATCCTGAACCGGAAATTTGAGAGCTTTGAATGCGGTTAGCTCCAGATCGATAGAGTTCCAAATGGGGAATGGAGAGAGAATAAGGTGCAGCTACGCAAAATAAAGGTGGCGAATCCAGGTTCTGAAGGAAAGCAAAGAATCGCAATTTGCagcaaattaataataatcaaatccggatttcaaaacaaaaaagtttGAAACTTTGTTGAAGGAATGAACAGAAGAATTGCAACTTGAAGAAAGGGCTTTTCATCGAAGAATGAGAGAGTGGAGAATGGGACAAAGGAATTGTTGTGTTATGTGTGCGTAGCGTAGTAGTATGGTGTATGTTACTACAGAAAGCGATTGATACAAAAAGAGAATATGAATATCGTATCTATCTGTATGGAACCTTCTTCACACATCCTCTTCAAATTAATCTCACTCTAATCTTATCGTTATCCTACACAATTAtgctattttaaattaatataatatgtttctatattttggaaaggaaaatgatattttaacaccattttttgacactgtacacgtgtcaaaatgtgattggacgatttcaaattaaaaaagttgagaaaggggtatgtttggaagagaaaaaccaaagttgttttttaatttgaaatcgtccaaccatattttgacacgtgtgcagtatcaaaatagtgtaaaaaaatggtgttaaaattttattttacttttggaaATTCATcttcttatatataat
Above is a genomic segment from Vigna radiata var. radiata cultivar VC1973A chromosome 10, Vradiata_ver6, whole genome shotgun sequence containing:
- the LOC106776088 gene encoding serine/threonine-protein kinase SRK2A isoform X1 → MEKYELVKDIGSGNFGVARLMRHKETKELVAMKYIERGHKIDENVAREIINHRSLRHHNIIRFKEVVLTPTHLGIVMEYAAGGELFERICSAGRFSEDEGRYFFQQLISGVSYCHSMQICHRDLKLENTLLDGSPAPRLKICDFGYSKSSLLHSRPKSTVGTPAYIAPEVLSRREYDGKLADVWSCGVTLYVMLVGAYPFEDQDDPKNFRKTINRIMAVQYKIPDYVHISQDCRHMLSRIFVANPARRITIKEIKSHPWFLKNLPRELTEVAQAAYYRKENPTFSLQSIEDIMNIVEEAKIPPPASRSVGGFGWGGEEDEDETKEAEVEAEEDEYEKRVKEAQASGEFHVS
- the LOC106776088 gene encoding serine/threonine-protein kinase SRK2A isoform X3 translates to MEKYELVKDIGSGNFGVARLMRHKETKELVAMKYIERGHKIDENVAREIINHRSLRHHNIIRFKEVVLTPTHLGIVMEYAAGGELFERICSAGRFSEDEGRYFFQQLISGVSYCHSMQICHRDLKLENTLLDGSPAPRLKICDFGYSKSSLLHSRPKSTVGTPAYIAPEVLSRREYDGKLADVWSCGVTLYVMLVGAYPFEDQDDPKNFRKTINRIMAVQYKIPDYVHISQDCRHMLSRIFVANPARVCTYCLQKILLEVGS
- the LOC106776088 gene encoding serine/threonine-protein kinase SRK2A isoform X2, giving the protein MEYAAGGELFERICSAGRFSEDEGRYFFQQLISGVSYCHSMQICHRDLKLENTLLDGSPAPRLKICDFGYSKSSLLHSRPKSTVGTPAYIAPEVLSRREYDGKLADVWSCGVTLYVMLVGAYPFEDQDDPKNFRKTINRIMAVQYKIPDYVHISQDCRHMLSRIFVANPARRITIKEIKSHPWFLKNLPRELTEVAQAAYYRKENPTFSLQSIEDIMNIVEEAKIPPPASRSVGGFGWGGEEDEDETKEAEVEAEEDEYEKRVKEAQASGEFHVS